The Mucilaginibacter mallensis genome has a segment encoding these proteins:
- a CDS encoding helix-turn-helix domain-containing protein has protein sequence MERIEIVLKNIKKIRKFKNITQLDIAIKLNISQNAYSKVELGNTLISLNLLFKIADILGQDINELLLTDKIIKQKNW, from the coding sequence ATGGAAAGGATCGAGATCGTTTTAAAAAACATTAAGAAAATCAGGAAATTTAAAAATATCACTCAATTAGATATCGCCATTAAACTAAACATTTCACAAAACGCCTATAGTAAAGTTGAGCTGGGGAATACTTTAATATCATTAAATCTGCTTTTTAAAATTGCTGATATTTTAGGCCAGGACATTAATGAACTATTACTAACCGATAAAATCATCAAGCAAAAAAATTGGTGA
- a CDS encoding superoxide dismutase has protein sequence MAFTLPALPYATDALEPHIDKLTMEIHHGKHHQAYVTNLNKALEGKPEADSSIDDIIKNISKFPPAVRNNGGGHYNHTLFWTLLSPNGGGEPTGALADAIKSTFGSFDEFKTKVSEAGATRFGSGWAWLIVTPDKKLAVTSTPNQDNPLMDIAEVKGTPVLGIDVWEHAYYLKYQNRRPDYLAAIWNVINWNHVSELYAKAV, from the coding sequence ATGGCATTCACACTACCGGCGTTACCTTACGCTACCGATGCATTAGAACCGCATATTGATAAATTGACCATGGAAATTCACCACGGCAAGCACCACCAGGCTTATGTTACCAACTTAAACAAAGCACTGGAAGGTAAACCTGAGGCTGACAGCAGCATTGATGATATCATAAAAAACATTTCGAAATTCCCACCAGCAGTACGTAACAATGGTGGCGGTCATTATAACCACACTTTATTCTGGACATTGCTTTCACCAAACGGTGGCGGCGAGCCTACAGGCGCTTTAGCTGATGCTATCAAAAGTACTTTTGGTTCATTTGATGAATTTAAAACTAAAGTATCTGAAGCTGGTGCAACCCGTTTCGGTTCAGGTTGGGCATGGTTAATTGTTACGCCTGATAAGAAATTAGCGGTAACATCAACCCCTAACCAGGATAATCCTTTAATGGATATTGCTGAAGTAAAAGGCACACCAGTTTTAGGTATCGATGTTTGGGAACATGCTTACTACCTGAAATACCAAAACCGTCGCCCTGATTATTTAGCGGCTATATGGAATGTGATCAACTGGAACCACGTTTCTGAATTGTACGCGAAAGCGGTATAA
- a CDS encoding zinc-binding dehydrogenase translates to MKAIVLEGPDKPLVFKEVDKPTLAPGEALVQIKAAALNRRDYWITVGKYAGIKYPTILGSDGAGVVVEVGDKADRHWIGQEVIINPGYGWGENDNFQSDDFKILGLPADGTFAEYVKVQARHLHHKPAHLDWEHAAAIPLAALTTYRALFTKGKAKKGDKVLITGVGGGTGVFALQLAKAAGCHVFVTSGSGDKIERARQLGASAGVNYKAQDWAEQLLQLAGGFDVIIDSALGDGFAKLPDLCNPGGRIVIFGGTAGNIPPLNGRKIFWRQLQIIGTMMGSPDDFKAMLELVNKHKIIPVIDEVFPLANADKAVKKMENSSQFGKIVLRA, encoded by the coding sequence ATGAAAGCCATTGTTTTAGAAGGCCCTGATAAGCCTCTTGTATTTAAAGAAGTTGATAAGCCAACCTTAGCTCCCGGCGAAGCCCTTGTGCAGATAAAGGCCGCAGCCTTAAACCGCCGCGATTACTGGATAACCGTAGGTAAATATGCGGGAATAAAATACCCTACCATATTAGGCTCTGATGGGGCGGGAGTAGTGGTTGAAGTCGGCGACAAGGCCGATCGGCATTGGATAGGGCAGGAGGTGATCATTAACCCCGGTTATGGTTGGGGCGAGAATGATAATTTCCAGTCGGATGATTTTAAGATACTCGGCCTGCCGGCTGATGGTACTTTTGCTGAATATGTGAAAGTACAGGCGCGGCACCTGCATCATAAGCCTGCGCATTTGGATTGGGAGCATGCAGCGGCGATACCGCTTGCTGCTTTAACTACCTATCGTGCCTTGTTTACCAAAGGTAAAGCTAAAAAGGGCGATAAGGTTTTGATAACCGGCGTTGGCGGCGGCACAGGCGTATTTGCCCTGCAACTGGCAAAAGCAGCGGGTTGCCATGTGTTTGTAACCTCGGGTTCGGGAGATAAAATTGAGCGGGCAAGGCAACTGGGTGCATCGGCAGGTGTAAATTATAAAGCGCAGGATTGGGCCGAACAATTGCTGCAATTGGCCGGAGGCTTTGATGTGATCATCGACAGCGCTTTGGGCGATGGTTTTGCCAAGCTGCCTGATCTGTGTAATCCCGGTGGGCGAATTGTGATATTTGGTGGTACGGCTGGAAATATCCCGCCTTTAAACGGGCGTAAGATCTTTTGGCGGCAATTACAGATCATCGGCACCATGATGGGTAGTCCGGATGATTTTAAGGCGATGCTGGAGCTGGTGAATAAGCACAAAATAATACCTGTAATTGATGAGGTGTTCCCTTTAGCCAATGCCGATAAAGCAGTGAAAAAGATGGAAAACTCATCGCAGTTTGGTAAGATAGTTTTACGCGCCTAA
- a CDS encoding SdpI family protein: protein MNFSNVLIGPHLIGLIFIVIGLLQKYLPPKGINRWYGYRTPAARTNQQTWDEANRYSANFMIKAGFFALIIGFVIYSGMIYFNVDYNTQKMVDYFILFGGAMGIGILSTMVTESHLKRTFKKIDFKKRK, encoded by the coding sequence ATGAATTTTTCAAACGTATTGATCGGCCCGCATTTGATTGGCCTTATTTTTATAGTGATAGGCTTACTGCAAAAATATTTGCCGCCCAAAGGTATAAACAGGTGGTATGGCTACCGCACGCCTGCCGCGCGCACCAACCAGCAAACCTGGGATGAGGCAAACCGCTACTCGGCCAACTTTATGATAAAGGCAGGCTTTTTTGCATTGATAATAGGTTTCGTGATCTACTCAGGGATGATCTATTTTAATGTTGATTATAACACGCAAAAGATGGTGGATTACTTTATCCTGTTCGGCGGGGCAATGGGGATAGGGATACTATCAACGATGGTAACGGAAAGCCACCTGAAAAGGACCTTTAAAAAGATCGACTTTAAGAAACGTAAATGA
- a CDS encoding SusC/RagA family TonB-linked outer membrane protein — protein sequence MKKLLPIILLLPCIAMGANASPNANSRASFTITGTSRNVNLPAPVKGTVKDDTGSPLPGVSVSIKGTTRGTQTDADGRFNLDAKSGDVLVFSYIGYLKKEVPVSSSLIYAVTLTSDSKNLNEVVVTALGVKRSEKSLTYANQVVDGAALNTVKNDNVMNSLNGRVAGVDISPSSSGVGGSVKVILRGSKSFAGTNAPLYVIDGVPITNNSNTNGQPNSTYGGSPDGGDGISNLNPDDIESMTVLEGASAAALYGSQAANGVILITTKKGKAGKTEINFSSSYTNDAISYKPEFQNEYGVTPKGNQSWGAKLSTPATADNVGDYFQHGNNFTNAINLSAGSDVAQSYFSYANTSATGVQPTNSLKRNNFTFRETGHFLNNKLTVDVNTNYMNQKVINTPGQGFYFNTLPGLYLFPVGVDITPYKNNYGIPQPARNGLPTQNWIANEDIQQNPWWILYKNPNFSNRDRLLINSSVRYDINDWLNIQARGNVDRTSDAFEQDLYAGTNPVLTQGLNGSYQHSIQTITQTYGDFIANFKVPMKSDFKLDGLLGASITDNNTVGTLFGQGTGLLIPNVFEDQNVLTSGSSNVSKLPANHNQIQSIFGSLNLSYKNWAYLTLTDRNDWSSNLAFTNKDSYSYPSVGLSFIVSDMTKLPDFISYAKVRGSYAEVATTVTQYVTNLTSTNGSGGVTLVNPVPNSDIKPTNTKSWEAGADLRFLDNRLVLNYTWYKSNSYNQFIQYTPSAGSPYTTGYLNAGNIQNTGMEVKLGYDIAKGQAFSWNSALNYSYNKNLIIQLNPADPNANIQLTGNGANAYESVLKAGGSYGDIWGVKFERNAAGQIMVNSSDAPINSGIFEKVGNPSPKFQMGWENTFNYKKFSFDFLVDGKFGGQVLSMTQMLMDSYGVSVASGDARNAGGVTVNAVDPNGKAVTKVDAETWYSAQGGRSGIAEPYMYSATVVRLRSASLGYTEPIANSFVKSIRFSLIGSNLIYFYKKAPYDPEITMSTANGLGGVDVFNQPTTRRFGAQLNVTF from the coding sequence ATGAAAAAATTATTACCAATAATTCTATTATTGCCTTGCATTGCTATGGGCGCAAATGCCTCACCAAATGCAAATAGCAGGGCATCATTCACCATTACAGGCACAAGCCGTAATGTGAATCTTCCAGCTCCTGTAAAAGGAACTGTAAAGGACGACACGGGATCACCATTACCCGGCGTATCTGTATCAATTAAAGGAACAACCAGGGGCACGCAGACAGATGCCGACGGACGGTTTAACCTTGATGCAAAATCTGGTGATGTTTTGGTATTCAGCTACATTGGTTACTTAAAGAAAGAAGTACCAGTAAGCAGTAGCTTAATTTATGCTGTAACTTTAACAAGCGATTCAAAAAACCTTAATGAAGTTGTTGTAACAGCATTAGGTGTTAAGCGTTCTGAAAAATCACTTACCTATGCAAACCAGGTGGTTGACGGCGCTGCACTTAATACGGTAAAAAACGACAACGTAATGAACTCACTTAATGGCAGGGTAGCTGGTGTGGATATTTCACCAAGCTCATCAGGTGTTGGTGGCTCTGTTAAGGTAATCTTACGCGGTAGTAAAAGTTTTGCCGGAACTAATGCACCACTATATGTAATAGATGGGGTACCTATCACAAACAATTCTAATACTAACGGCCAACCAAACAGCACTTACGGTGGTTCACCGGATGGTGGTGACGGTATATCAAACCTTAACCCGGATGATATTGAAAGCATGACCGTGCTCGAAGGTGCATCAGCTGCTGCCCTTTATGGTAGCCAGGCTGCAAACGGCGTTATATTAATTACAACCAAAAAAGGCAAAGCCGGTAAAACTGAAATTAATTTCTCATCATCTTATACAAATGATGCGATTTCATACAAACCGGAGTTTCAAAATGAATATGGCGTAACACCAAAGGGCAATCAAAGCTGGGGAGCAAAATTAAGCACCCCTGCAACAGCTGATAACGTTGGTGACTATTTTCAACATGGAAATAACTTCACAAATGCTATAAATTTATCTGCGGGTTCAGATGTAGCACAAAGCTATTTCTCCTATGCCAATACATCTGCTACCGGCGTACAACCAACCAACAGTTTAAAACGTAACAATTTCACCTTCAGAGAAACAGGTCATTTTTTAAACAACAAATTAACGGTTGATGTAAATACCAACTACATGAATCAAAAGGTGATTAATACACCTGGCCAGGGTTTTTATTTTAACACCTTGCCTGGTCTTTATCTGTTCCCCGTTGGCGTTGACATAACTCCTTATAAAAATAATTACGGCATTCCTCAACCAGCCAGAAACGGCTTGCCAACTCAAAACTGGATTGCTAACGAAGATATTCAGCAAAACCCATGGTGGATACTTTACAAAAATCCTAATTTTTCTAACCGCGACCGCTTATTGATCAATTCAAGTGTAAGATATGATATAAACGATTGGTTAAACATACAGGCACGTGGTAATGTTGACCGCACTTCCGACGCTTTCGAGCAGGATCTGTACGCCGGTACTAACCCTGTGCTTACTCAGGGCCTTAATGGTTCATATCAGCACAGTATACAAACCATCACTCAAACTTATGGAGATTTCATAGCTAACTTTAAAGTGCCAATGAAATCAGACTTTAAATTAGATGGTCTATTAGGTGCCAGTATCACGGATAATAATACAGTAGGAACGCTATTCGGCCAAGGCACCGGGCTTTTAATACCCAATGTGTTCGAAGATCAGAATGTGCTTACTTCAGGAAGCAGTAATGTATCTAAGCTGCCTGCAAATCACAACCAGATCCAATCTATATTCGGAAGCTTAAACCTTTCCTACAAAAACTGGGCATACCTTACATTAACTGATAGGAATGACTGGTCTTCAAACCTGGCATTTACCAATAAGGATTCTTATTCATATCCTTCAGTAGGTTTATCATTTATAGTAAGTGATATGACAAAGCTGCCTGATTTCATTTCTTATGCTAAGGTGCGTGGTTCATACGCTGAAGTTGCAACAACTGTTACTCAGTATGTTACCAATTTAACAAGCACTAATGGTTCAGGTGGTGTTACATTAGTTAACCCTGTTCCTAATTCAGACATAAAGCCTACCAACACTAAATCGTGGGAAGCTGGTGCCGACCTTAGATTTTTGGATAACAGGTTAGTGCTTAACTATACCTGGTATAAATCCAACAGTTATAATCAGTTTATTCAATATACACCATCTGCAGGATCACCATACACTACAGGATACCTGAATGCTGGTAATATACAAAATACAGGTATGGAAGTTAAGTTGGGATATGATATAGCTAAAGGCCAGGCATTTAGCTGGAACTCAGCTCTTAATTATTCCTATAATAAAAACCTGATCATTCAACTTAATCCAGCCGACCCTAACGCAAACATTCAGCTAACCGGCAACGGAGCAAATGCTTACGAATCGGTACTTAAAGCTGGTGGATCATATGGCGACATCTGGGGTGTTAAATTTGAAAGAAACGCTGCCGGCCAAATCATGGTAAACAGTAGTGATGCACCTATAAACAGTGGCATTTTCGAAAAAGTAGGCAACCCCAGTCCGAAATTCCAGATGGGATGGGAAAACACCTTTAACTATAAAAAGTTCTCATTTGATTTCTTAGTTGACGGAAAATTTGGTGGCCAGGTATTATCAATGACTCAAATGTTGATGGATAGCTATGGCGTATCAGTTGCCAGTGGAGACGCCCGCAACGCAGGTGGAGTAACTGTAAACGCGGTTGACCCTAATGGCAAAGCTGTAACTAAGGTAGATGCTGAAACCTGGTATTCAGCACAAGGCGGCCGCTCTGGTATTGCTGAACCTTATATGTATAGCGCAACAGTTGTAAGGCTTCGTTCTGCTTCATTAGGTTATACCGAGCCAATTGCAAATAGCTTTGTAAAAAGCATCAGGTTCTCACTTATTGGCAGCAACCTTATCTATTTTTACAAAAAGGCCCCTTATGATCCAGAGATCACCATGTCAACAGCCAATGGTTTAGGTGGTGTAGATGTATTTAACCAGCCTACTACCAGGAGATTTGGAGCACAACTAAATGTTACATTTTAA
- a CDS encoding tRNA-binding protein: protein MEPITWHDFEKVELRAGTILEVADFPEARKPAYKVKVDFGEYGIRWSSAQITKHYTKDELLGRQIIGVINFPKKQIATFMSEFLVTGMADENGDIVLTTIDKPVPNGSKLI from the coding sequence ATGGAACCCATTACATGGCATGATTTTGAAAAGGTGGAATTACGCGCCGGAACTATATTGGAAGTAGCGGACTTCCCCGAAGCGCGTAAACCGGCTTATAAGGTTAAGGTTGATTTCGGCGAGTATGGCATCAGATGGTCGAGCGCGCAGATCACCAAACACTATACTAAGGACGAATTGCTTGGCAGGCAGATCATCGGCGTAATAAATTTTCCTAAAAAGCAGATCGCCACATTTATGTCGGAATTCCTGGTGACAGGCATGGCCGATGAAAATGGCGACATTGTATTAACAACTATTGATAAACCGGTGCCCAATGGCAGCAAACTAATATAA
- a CDS encoding ROK family protein encodes MELKVKNVKSAELKNMIIKRLYFDKALSCADMSELFDKSVPSISKAVNELMDEGFVVEQGYAPSSGGRRPLMYSLRHEAIYILTVAMDQLSTRIQIVDILNNPVAKTAITELKLLNNPSALQTLIDHINDYIFSTGIPVDKIAGIGIGMPGFINSTEGYNYTYLDSGDESLTSVITRETGVPTFIDNDSSLIALAEQKFGIAKARKDVMVINLGWGIGLGMIINGEIYRGHNGFAGEFSHIPLSEDGALCTCGKRGCLEAEASMLVVAEKAIQGIKKGHISSLKNIDINQSKMVGDAIMEAANNGDQFAIELLSDAGYKIGKALAILIHIMNPASIVLSGRGAVVGKILLAPIQQALNKYCIPRLANSTELLISDLGFNAELIGAAVLVMENFDKEIKNHLITTNQSSMEKTTKN; translated from the coding sequence ATGGAACTTAAAGTCAAAAATGTGAAAAGTGCGGAGTTGAAAAACATGATCATTAAACGACTTTATTTTGACAAAGCGTTGTCATGTGCCGACATGAGCGAGCTTTTCGACAAAAGCGTTCCATCTATATCTAAAGCGGTTAACGAGCTCATGGACGAGGGGTTTGTAGTTGAACAGGGGTATGCGCCTTCAAGCGGTGGTCGCAGGCCCCTGATGTACTCCTTAAGACATGAAGCCATATATATACTTACCGTGGCTATGGATCAACTGTCAACCCGGATTCAAATAGTTGACATACTTAATAATCCTGTTGCTAAAACGGCAATAACAGAACTAAAATTATTAAATAACCCCAGTGCCTTGCAAACATTAATTGATCATATTAATGACTATATCTTTTCTACAGGAATACCTGTTGATAAGATTGCTGGTATTGGTATTGGCATGCCGGGATTTATTAATTCCACAGAGGGTTATAACTACACCTATCTTGATTCGGGCGATGAAAGTTTAACAAGTGTAATTACGCGCGAAACCGGTGTACCCACTTTTATTGATAACGACTCCAGCTTGATAGCCCTTGCCGAACAAAAGTTCGGGATTGCCAAAGCACGCAAGGATGTGATGGTTATAAACCTGGGTTGGGGTATTGGTTTGGGTATGATCATAAACGGCGAGATCTACCGGGGGCATAATGGTTTTGCGGGTGAGTTCAGCCATATCCCACTATCAGAAGATGGCGCACTTTGTACCTGCGGTAAACGTGGTTGCCTTGAGGCCGAGGCTTCAATGTTGGTAGTTGCAGAAAAGGCTATACAAGGTATAAAAAAGGGGCATATATCCAGTCTTAAAAATATTGATATAAACCAATCAAAAATGGTAGGCGATGCCATAATGGAAGCTGCTAATAATGGCGACCAGTTTGCTATCGAGTTGCTTTCAGATGCCGGTTATAAAATCGGTAAGGCCCTGGCCATACTCATCCACATCATGAACCCGGCCAGCATAGTATTAAGCGGCAGGGGCGCCGTGGTAGGGAAAATCTTACTCGCACCAATACAACAAGCTTTAAATAAATATTGCATACCACGCCTGGCAAACAGCACCGAGCTGCTCATATCAGACCTGGGTTTTAACGCAGAACTAATTGGCGCTGCCGTATTAGTAATGGAAAATTTTGACAAAGAGATAAAAAATCATTTAATCACTACAAATCAATCAAGTATGGAGAAAACAACGAAAAACTAA
- a CDS encoding SusD/RagB family nutrient-binding outer membrane lipoprotein yields MKKINLKDRWIGANTLSKYILIAACFILLGGCTKNFENMNTSNAGITKAQLQPDFNFIGQYYPSIQQHIFGEEGDYQLCQNLNSDCYAGYYMSPDPFRGNINNQSYSLVDGWNTDVFGVAYGSVVGPITINIKSAARTAYPHFWAIALILEVQTISRVTDYYGPIPYTKEGTAGATTPYDSQQVVYNTFFAQLDTAVSNLTAYTKANPGLKPFTKFDMVYGGDYTQWIKYANSLRLRLAMHIVNIDPVTAKAQALKAINDPGGLILANNDNAAINGILSYHNPIWWIGTSWTDLAVGASLTSYLSGYNDPRTPKMISPASSPAGIVGQYVGIRAGTPVGGKPMYSGYSQPNYDVISEYSPMILINAAEVWFLKSEIALRGWTTESAQTDYETGITTSMAQWGVSAGSYLTDKTSTQADYVDPLTPSAGTPNASIKAMSKITIAWDATATNEQNLERIITQKWIANFPSGGWEAWTDYRRTGYPRLFPVVVNNSGGTINTALQIRRIAYPSTEYTSNASNVAAAVTLLGGPDNGGTPIWWDTNKGQATPKNF; encoded by the coding sequence ATGAAAAAAATAAATTTAAAAGATAGATGGATTGGGGCTAATACTTTAAGTAAGTATATCCTGATCGCCGCATGTTTCATTTTGCTGGGCGGATGTACCAAAAATTTTGAAAACATGAATACCAGCAACGCTGGCATAACTAAGGCTCAATTGCAGCCCGATTTCAATTTTATCGGGCAATATTATCCAAGCATACAACAGCACATTTTCGGCGAAGAAGGTGATTATCAGCTTTGTCAGAATTTGAACTCTGATTGCTATGCCGGCTATTATATGTCGCCCGATCCGTTCAGGGGTAACATCAACAATCAAAGCTATTCTTTGGTTGATGGTTGGAACACAGATGTTTTCGGTGTGGCATACGGTAGTGTAGTAGGCCCTATTACGATCAATATTAAAAGTGCGGCACGTACTGCTTACCCTCACTTCTGGGCTATAGCTTTAATATTAGAAGTACAAACTATTAGCAGGGTTACTGATTATTACGGACCAATCCCTTATACTAAGGAAGGTACCGCGGGTGCAACTACTCCTTATGACTCGCAACAGGTAGTTTATAATACCTTTTTTGCACAGTTGGATACTGCTGTAAGTAACCTTACTGCGTATACCAAGGCTAACCCCGGCTTAAAACCGTTTACAAAATTTGATATGGTTTATGGCGGTGATTATACCCAATGGATAAAATATGCCAATTCATTACGCTTAAGGTTAGCTATGCACATTGTTAATATTGACCCTGTAACAGCTAAAGCACAAGCGTTGAAGGCTATTAACGATCCCGGAGGCTTAATTCTTGCTAATAATGATAATGCTGCTATTAATGGCATATTATCATACCATAACCCAATATGGTGGATAGGTACCAGTTGGACAGACTTAGCCGTAGGTGCATCGTTAACATCTTATTTAAGCGGTTATAATGATCCGCGTACGCCAAAAATGATATCACCGGCTAGTTCGCCTGCAGGTATTGTTGGCCAATATGTAGGTATTCGTGCTGGTACACCGGTTGGTGGAAAACCTATGTACAGCGGTTACTCACAACCTAACTATGATGTAATATCGGAATATAGCCCGATGATACTGATAAATGCGGCAGAGGTTTGGTTCTTAAAATCTGAAATTGCTTTAAGAGGCTGGACAACTGAAAGCGCACAAACAGATTATGAAACAGGTATAACTACCTCTATGGCCCAATGGGGTGTTTCCGCTGGCAGTTATCTTACTGACAAAACAAGTACACAAGCTGATTATGTTGATCCTTTAACACCTTCAGCAGGTACGCCAAATGCAAGTATCAAAGCTATGTCTAAAATTACGATTGCCTGGGATGCTACTGCCACTAACGAGCAGAACTTAGAGCGTATCATCACCCAAAAATGGATTGCCAACTTCCCTTCTGGTGGTTGGGAAGCCTGGACAGACTATCGCCGTACCGGCTATCCAAGGTTGTTCCCTGTTGTGGTGAACAATAGCGGTGGTACAATCAATACAGCTTTACAGATTCGCAGGATCGCTTATCCATCAACTGAGTACACAAGTAATGCTTCAAACGTAGCTGCTGCTGTAACCTTACTTGGTGGCCCTGACAATGGTGGCACACCAATATGGTGGGATACCAATAAAGGCCAGGCTACTCCTAAAAATTTCTAA
- the dinB gene encoding DNA polymerase IV translates to METPPHTHRKIIHIDMDAFYASVEQRDNPELRGIPLVVGGSPEGRGGVVATASYEARKFGIRSAMPSKQALQLCPHATFVRPRFAAYKEVSQKIREIFSRYTDLVEPLSLDEAYLDVTNDKQNIGSAIDIAKQIKQAIKDELQLTASAGVSINKFVAKIASDINKPDGLTFIGPSAIEAFMEKLAVEKFHGVGKVTAEKMKKMGLHTGADLKQLPEDELVKHFGKAGHFYYRIVRGDDQREVQPDRETKSLAAEDTFAYDLTTIEEMEAELDKIARTVCDRLQKYNLKGRTVTLKVKYSDFKQITRNRSYTSPFGDFETIISTARQLLTATNPEDKKIRLLGISISNFGELEPKQKTEKPTDQLKLFNF, encoded by the coding sequence ATGGAAACGCCTCCTCATACACACCGTAAGATCATTCATATTGATATGGATGCTTTTTACGCGTCGGTTGAGCAGCGCGATAACCCGGAGCTACGTGGTATACCCTTAGTAGTTGGCGGCTCGCCCGAGGGTCGTGGAGGCGTAGTGGCTACTGCAAGCTATGAGGCCCGTAAGTTTGGTATCCGTTCGGCAATGCCATCAAAACAAGCTTTGCAGCTGTGCCCGCATGCTACGTTTGTACGCCCGCGCTTTGCCGCTTATAAAGAAGTATCGCAAAAGATCAGGGAGATATTCAGCAGGTATACCGACCTGGTAGAACCGCTATCGTTAGATGAAGCCTACCTTGATGTTACTAACGACAAACAGAACATAGGCTCGGCCATCGACATCGCGAAGCAAATAAAGCAGGCCATAAAAGATGAGTTGCAACTAACTGCGTCGGCGGGTGTATCTATAAATAAGTTTGTGGCCAAAATCGCATCTGACATTAATAAGCCCGATGGACTAACCTTTATCGGCCCATCGGCCATTGAAGCCTTTATGGAAAAACTGGCTGTGGAGAAATTCCATGGCGTAGGTAAAGTAACTGCCGAAAAAATGAAGAAAATGGGCCTGCATACCGGTGCCGATCTTAAGCAATTACCAGAAGATGAATTAGTAAAGCATTTTGGTAAAGCAGGGCATTTTTATTACCGGATAGTACGGGGCGACGATCAGCGCGAGGTGCAGCCTGATCGCGAAACAAAATCATTGGCTGCCGAAGATACCTTTGCCTACGACCTTACCACCATTGAAGAAATGGAGGCGGAGCTGGATAAAATTGCCCGCACCGTTTGCGATAGGTTACAGAAGTATAATTTAAAAGGCCGCACTGTTACCCTTAAAGTTAAATACAGTGATTTTAAACAGATCACCCGCAACAGGTCCTATACCTCTCCATTTGGCGATTTTGAGACCATAATCTCAACCGCCAGGCAATTATTGACCGCTACTAACCCCGAAGACAAAAAAATACGGTTATTAGGCATATCTATCTCAAATTTCGGGGAGCTTGAGCCTAAACAAAAGACTGAGAAACCAACAGACCAACTAAAGCTGTTCAACTTTTAA
- a CDS encoding nucleoside deaminase: MRYINFSDEPPAMSPDEFFMNEALKEARLALAEKEIPIGAVVVCKGQIIGRGHNLTERLTDVSAHAEMQALTAAANYMGGKYLKECTLYVTLEPCVMCAGAAYWFQLGKIVFGAYDVKLGFGRLNQKITHPKTIITGGIRENECAELVRNFFKSKR; this comes from the coding sequence ATGAGGTATATAAATTTTAGCGATGAACCGCCGGCAATGTCGCCGGATGAGTTTTTTATGAACGAGGCGCTAAAGGAAGCCCGGCTTGCTTTGGCTGAGAAAGAAATACCCATTGGCGCTGTTGTGGTTTGCAAAGGGCAGATCATCGGCCGCGGCCATAATTTAACAGAACGCCTTACCGATGTTTCGGCTCACGCCGAAATGCAGGCGCTTACTGCTGCAGCAAATTATATGGGCGGTAAATATTTAAAAGAATGTACCTTATATGTAACCCTCGAGCCCTGCGTAATGTGTGCCGGCGCTGCTTACTGGTTCCAGCTGGGTAAAATAGTATTTGGTGCTTATGATGTTAAGCTTGGTTTCGGCAGGCTGAACCAAAAGATAACCCATCCCAAAACCATCATCACCGGCGGTATCCGCGAAAATGAATGTGCGGAGCTGGTACGGAACTTTTTTAAAAGTAAAAGATAG